In Miniphocaeibacter halophilus, the following proteins share a genomic window:
- a CDS encoding urea carboxylase-associated family protein, giving the protein MRISIECIVEAKSGISLKVNKGELIEIVDLFGEQVVDFFAFNQESAEEYLSAGVTIDCNESLKVSVGDVIYTNHYNKMFTIIEDDVKEHDLLHPCCRPEMYDFFYGNEKDHSNCLENINNYLIELFSIKKEEIRPFNIFMYTKILSDGSISVEKPLSKPGEKIILRAEMDVQLAVAACSVSESDCNGGNCTPVKIIIR; this is encoded by the coding sequence ATTAGAATTAGTATAGAATGTATTGTAGAAGCTAAAAGTGGAATAAGTCTTAAGGTTAATAAAGGAGAATTAATTGAAATTGTAGATTTATTCGGTGAGCAGGTAGTTGATTTTTTCGCATTCAATCAGGAATCTGCTGAAGAGTATTTATCTGCAGGGGTTACTATAGACTGTAATGAGAGTTTGAAAGTTTCTGTTGGGGATGTTATATATACAAATCACTATAATAAAATGTTTACTATTATCGAAGATGATGTTAAAGAGCATGACTTGTTACATCCTTGCTGTAGACCGGAAATGTACGATTTCTTTTATGGTAACGAAAAAGATCATTCAAACTGTCTTGAAAATATAAATAATTATCTTATTGAATTATTTAGTATAAAGAAAGAAGAAATTAGGCCATTCAATATTTTTATGTATACCAAAATATTATCAGACGGTAGCATATCTGTAGAAAAACCTTTATCGAAACCGGGAGAAAAAATAATTTTAAGAGCTGAAATGGATGTTCAATTAGCTGTGGCGGCATGTAGCGTATCTGAAAGTGATTGTAATGGAGGAAACTGTACTCCAGTTAAAATAATCATTAGATAA
- a CDS encoding MATE family efflux transporter, whose translation MKKDIKDIFILSFPIIIENILQTLLGTTDTFFAGKLSDNAIAGISITNVIMNIFISFFTAVSIGSMAVVSRNYGKKDFTRTKKAIAHSIVIGLSLGIFIGLICLIFYKQILLISGAKNTIINYVVPYYFSVAVPSVFLCLQLILSSSSRAIKDTKTPMYVIGLSNILNITLNAIFIKLGLGVLGLGLATTISRAISTVLLLCRILNHDKYIKLSKADFLIDKGMLKGILKISIPAGLDKLIMRIGQLIYYSMILSIGISEYVAHNIAGTIESYSYIPAMGFGLAISALVGISMGEGRTKAAERYTYTGYSLAAIFMVIIGIIFYVFAEPLASIFTETKRVKLLVVDVLHIIAFFQPFSALVQIITNALQGAGDTKFPMYSTIVGIWGIRLAIGYLLAVPLKYGLRGVWYAYALDLVVRGIILLIRFKKGKWKQIKI comes from the coding sequence ATGAAGAAGGATATTAAAGATATATTCATATTGTCTTTTCCAATTATTATAGAGAATATACTTCAAACCTTATTAGGAACTACGGATACATTTTTTGCAGGTAAATTAAGTGATAATGCTATAGCGGGTATAAGTATTACCAATGTTATAATGAATATATTTATTTCATTTTTCACAGCCGTTAGTATAGGATCGATGGCTGTGGTTTCTAGAAATTATGGAAAAAAGGATTTTACAAGGACAAAGAAAGCTATTGCACATTCAATTGTAATAGGCTTAAGTTTAGGTATATTTATAGGACTGATATGTTTGATTTTTTACAAACAAATTCTTTTAATATCAGGAGCAAAAAATACCATTATTAATTATGTGGTGCCATATTATTTTTCTGTTGCAGTACCTTCTGTATTTTTATGTTTGCAATTAATTTTAAGTAGTTCCTCAAGAGCTATAAAAGATACAAAGACTCCAATGTATGTTATAGGATTGTCAAATATTTTAAATATTACATTAAATGCAATTTTCATTAAACTTGGACTTGGAGTATTAGGTTTAGGCTTAGCTACTACAATTTCTAGAGCTATTAGTACCGTATTACTGCTTTGTAGAATACTCAATCATGATAAGTATATTAAGCTTTCCAAAGCAGATTTTTTAATAGATAAAGGTATGCTAAAAGGTATTTTAAAGATAAGTATTCCAGCAGGCCTAGATAAATTAATTATGAGAATAGGTCAGTTAATTTATTATAGCATGATACTCTCAATAGGAATTTCCGAATATGTTGCTCATAACATAGCCGGAACTATTGAAAGTTATTCCTATATACCGGCTATGGGTTTTGGTTTAGCCATATCGGCATTAGTAGGTATATCTATGGGGGAAGGAAGAACGAAAGCAGCTGAAAGATATACATATACTGGATATTCTCTTGCGGCTATTTTTATGGTAATAATAGGTATTATATTTTATGTTTTTGCAGAGCCATTAGCTTCTATTTTTACAGAAACTAAAAGAGTTAAGTTATTGGTAGTAGATGTATTACATATAATAGCATTTTTTCAACCTTTTTCAGCCCTAGTTCAGATTATTACAAATGCACTTCAAGGTGCAGGTGATACGAAATTTCCAATGTATTCAACTATTGTAGGGATTTGGGGTATACGTTTAGCTATAGGTTATCTATTAGCTGTTCCTCTTAAGTATGGATTGCGTGGTGTATGGTATGCCTATGCCTTAGATTTGGTAGTTAGAGGAATTATACTTTTAATAAGGTTTAAAAAAGGTAAATGGAAACAAATAAAAATCTAG
- a CDS encoding metal-sensing transcriptional repressor — translation MKYKHDEISKKAIINRLSRAGGHLESVKKMIINNEDCSNVLIQLSAVISALNNTGKIILKDHIDHCIVDAVRENDEETIENLKEAIDKFI, via the coding sequence TTGAAATATAAACATGATGAAATATCTAAAAAAGCAATAATAAACAGATTGTCTAGAGCTGGAGGACATTTAGAATCAGTCAAGAAAATGATAATAAATAATGAGGATTGTAGCAATGTTTTAATTCAGCTATCAGCAGTTATTTCAGCGCTAAATAATACTGGTAAAATAATTTTAAAGGATCATATAGATCATTGTATAGTAGATGCAGTAAGAGAAAATGACGAAGAGACTATAGAAAATTTAAAAGAAGCTATAGATAAATTTATTTAA
- a CDS encoding DUF6376 family protein, which yields MKKIGTLLIALMLIVTACSNNSSKETSKETRETIEITESVEVEKETNYEKAFSTYNETLLEKVELLLDSEDSIPEGKYTEEWEQGHREVLAEVKDTINTFENIEVPEKYKSVHEKYIEANDQLLTYINETSRMLDEGLIKFDEINKYYHGFVELQGEAADLYNDIP from the coding sequence ATGAAAAAAATAGGTACTCTATTAATAGCTTTAATGTTGATAGTGACAGCATGTAGTAATAATTCAAGCAAGGAAACAAGCAAGGAAACAAGGGAGACAATAGAAATAACAGAAAGTGTAGAAGTTGAAAAAGAAACTAATTATGAAAAAGCATTTTCAACTTATAATGAAACATTGCTAGAAAAGGTGGAATTATTATTAGATTCAGAAGATAGTATTCCAGAAGGGAAGTATACTGAAGAATGGGAACAAGGACATAGAGAAGTATTAGCTGAAGTTAAAGATACTATTAATACATTTGAAAATATAGAAGTACCAGAAAAATATAAAAGCGTTCATGAAAAATATATCGAAGCGAATGATCAATTATTAACATACATAAATGAAACAAGCAGAATGTTAGATGAAGGACTAATAAAATTTGATGAAATTAATAAATATTATCATGGGTTTGTTGAATTGCAAGGAGAGGCTGCTGATTTGTATAATGATATACCATAG
- a CDS encoding ABC transporter permease — MKLLNNFYANIKRLIKSPKIWFIFVIMPAFMYLLYFFMFNNSGVSYNTLGVVIEDKGNQYEELLEVFGENPNIIKNRQEATKLLENYDVSIVYLIGENFSEDLKNNKFPKVEKLFVDDSGVQIEDKLINDKISELLEKNYLKNNNIDTDSLNIETEVNVETINNKTGVDGYAMIILILCCFFIISFIGQIGQDIINISKTKVLSRILISPNRSFMNIFVIFLSYLTLVGTIFSIMTTIGFKVLQTENIELFKLTLMIFSISAYSLSFIILITRIAKKEIVLSMVPLVVGIIFFITSTFYLNNVNIPNWAEYAFYLNPLYWIIVTVETNNLINLIPIVLMTLVLLTFGSNKLEKLQNI; from the coding sequence ATGAAATTATTAAATAATTTTTATGCAAATATAAAAAGACTAATTAAAAGTCCTAAAATATGGTTTATATTTGTAATTATGCCTGCCTTCATGTATTTATTATATTTCTTTATGTTTAACAACAGTGGAGTGTCTTATAACACCCTAGGAGTAGTAATCGAAGATAAGGGAAACCAATATGAAGAACTACTTGAAGTTTTTGGAGAGAATCCTAATATAATAAAAAACAGGCAAGAAGCAACAAAACTATTAGAGAATTACGACGTAAGTATTGTTTATTTAATAGGAGAAAATTTTTCAGAAGATTTAAAAAATAATAAATTTCCAAAAGTAGAAAAGTTATTCGTAGATGATTCAGGCGTTCAAATAGAAGATAAATTAATTAACGATAAAATAAGTGAATTATTAGAAAAAAACTACTTGAAAAATAATAATATAGATACCGACTCTTTAAATATTGAAACAGAAGTTAATGTAGAAACTATAAACAATAAAACAGGTGTAGACGGATATGCTATGATTATTTTAATATTATGTTGCTTTTTTATAATTTCATTTATAGGACAAATAGGACAGGATATTATAAATATTAGTAAGACAAAAGTCTTAAGTAGAATTTTAATATCACCAAATAGAAGTTTTATGAATATCTTTGTAATCTTTTTAAGTTACTTAACATTAGTGGGAACTATATTTAGCATAATGACAACAATAGGATTTAAAGTTTTACAAACAGAAAATATAGAATTGTTTAAATTGACTTTAATGATATTTTCCATTTCAGCCTATTCATTATCATTTATAATACTAATAACAAGAATAGCTAAAAAAGAAATAGTACTTTCAATGGTGCCATTAGTAGTAGGTATAATATTTTTCATAACATCGACATTCTATTTAAATAATGTTAATATACCTAATTGGGCTGAGTATGCATTTTATTTAAATCCTTTGTATTGGATTATAGTAACAGTAGAAACAAATAATTTAATTAACTTAATCCCAATAGTCCTTATGACCCTTGTATTGCTAACATTTGGCAGTAATAAATTGGAAAAATTGCAAAATATTTAA
- a CDS encoding ABC transporter permease yields MIIATLKQFYSTIKKNFASYFFTFLVMPIGLSLLLSSFNTSLFSGEIETNPLSITIKDKDKSDYSKILEKTFEDKEMKKFFKVEEKGDYLITIPKEFENEILESGKFNITVETIGNNSSIFGLETIESVLNSIGNGIVKSIENNKISQSLNEENLKEKVFNDLTQIQNTAFLENRKIESSSKLTSQSFYAMTLMQFLFLNYLVSAVVGSKKLSETTALFQRIDMLPVNKIKYNLVDTFGDSFILILFAFVYILIYRVLGKAFTENLGMYFIAILIISITVGFILFLFKNIKKEVAIVIANIAMYLQLVFGGMLGPVEKLFSGTIMEKLSNINFNKIFLDPLMNAFNNNISLKTFIPHIIVIAVCITASSIIITIKEKERIGGNYEIIK; encoded by the coding sequence ATGATAATAGCAACTCTTAAACAATTTTATAGCACTATAAAGAAAAATTTTGCATCATATTTCTTTACCTTTTTAGTTATGCCAATTGGCCTTTCCTTGCTACTTTCAAGTTTTAATACCAGCTTGTTTTCAGGGGAAATTGAAACTAATCCGTTAAGTATAACAATTAAGGACAAAGACAAATCAGACTACTCAAAAATATTAGAAAAAACCTTTGAGGACAAAGAAATGAAAAAGTTCTTTAAAGTTGAAGAAAAAGGAGATTATTTAATTACAATTCCTAAAGAATTTGAAAATGAAATATTAGAAAGTGGTAAGTTTAATATAACAGTAGAAACTATAGGAAATAATTCCAGTATATTTGGTCTTGAGACAATTGAGAGTGTTTTAAATTCAATAGGAAACGGAATAGTAAAATCAATAGAAAATAATAAAATATCACAATCCTTAAATGAAGAAAACTTAAAAGAAAAAGTTTTTAACGATTTAACACAAATACAAAACACTGCCTTTTTAGAAAATAGAAAAATAGAATCATCATCAAAATTAACAAGTCAAAGTTTTTACGCAATGACCTTAATGCAGTTTCTGTTTTTAAACTATCTTGTATCAGCAGTAGTAGGTAGTAAAAAATTATCAGAAACAACAGCTTTATTTCAAAGGATTGATATGCTTCCAGTCAATAAAATAAAATATAATTTAGTAGATACATTTGGAGATTCTTTTATACTAATTTTGTTTGCCTTTGTTTATATTCTAATATATAGGGTTTTAGGGAAGGCTTTTACGGAAAATTTGGGAATGTATTTTATAGCAATTTTGATAATTTCCATTACAGTAGGATTTATATTATTTTTATTTAAAAATATAAAAAAAGAAGTAGCAATAGTAATAGCAAATATTGCAATGTATTTACAATTGGTTTTTGGTGGGATGTTAGGACCGGTAGAAAAGTTGTTTTCCGGAACCATAATGGAAAAATTAAGCAATATTAATTTTAATAAAATATTCTTAGATCCATTAATGAATGCATTTAATAATAATATTTCTTTAAAAACATTTATTCCTCATATAATAGTAATTGCTGTATGTATTACTGCTTCATCAATTATTATAACAATTAAAGAAAAAGAAAGAATAGGGGGCAATTATGAAATTATTAAATAA
- a CDS encoding ABC transporter ATP-binding protein encodes MNILKVDKINKSYDNKKVLNNISMEVEEGDLFGLIGPNGAGKSTLIQIICGLLGQDSGKIELFGMNYKNNSIEIKKRIGLVPQELAIFENLTARDNLEYFGRMYGLKGKVLKERIKEVLELIGLDPKDKKQVQKYSGGMKRRLNLGCSVLHKPDLLILDEPTVGVDAQSRNNIFDYLRKINKEGTTIIYTSHYMEEIEALCNKIFIIDLGEEIAYGEKSELKSMYGSSSILTIYLNKIENGIIEELNLITGVLNSEIEENKIIVKVNKKELNFTSIFKLIENRNLTIENFTIKDSNLEEIFLNLTGKKLRD; translated from the coding sequence ATGAATATTTTAAAAGTAGATAAAATTAACAAATCTTATGATAATAAAAAAGTTTTAAATAATATAAGCATGGAGGTTGAAGAAGGGGATTTATTTGGACTAATAGGACCAAATGGTGCAGGTAAGTCAACCTTAATACAAATAATTTGCGGATTACTTGGACAGGATTCCGGAAAAATAGAATTATTTGGAATGAATTATAAAAATAATAGTATAGAAATAAAGAAAAGAATAGGCCTTGTTCCTCAGGAACTAGCAATTTTTGAAAATTTAACGGCTAGAGATAACTTAGAGTATTTTGGAAGAATGTATGGACTGAAAGGAAAAGTATTAAAAGAGAGAATTAAAGAAGTACTTGAATTAATAGGACTCGATCCTAAAGACAAAAAACAAGTTCAAAAATATTCAGGGGGAATGAAAAGAAGACTTAATTTAGGTTGTTCTGTCTTACATAAACCCGACCTTTTAATCTTAGATGAACCAACAGTAGGTGTGGATGCTCAATCTAGAAACAATATATTTGATTATTTAAGGAAAATAAACAAAGAAGGAACAACAATAATTTACACATCACATTATATGGAAGAAATTGAAGCCCTATGTAATAAAATATTTATTATAGACTTAGGCGAAGAAATTGCATACGGTGAGAAAAGTGAATTAAAATCCATGTATGGCAGCAGTTCAATATTGACTATATATTTAAATAAAATAGAAAATGGAATTATTGAAGAGCTGAATTTAATAACAGGGGTTTTAAATAGTGAAATTGAAGAAAATAAAATCATAGTTAAGGTAAATAAGAAGGAATTGAATTTTACAAGTATTTTTAAGCTTATAGAAAATAGGAATCTAACTATAGAAAATTTTACAATAAAAGATTCAAACTTAGAAGAAATATTTCTTAATCTTACTGGAAAGAAACTAAGGGATTAG
- a CDS encoding response regulator: MIKVMLVDDEKLIREGLKILISLDKEIEIVEEASSGKEAFEKFKEKEIDVILLDIRMPKSNGIDAIRLINDYGKGNTKILILTTFKDTEYINEAIRLGASGYLLKDSDPESIIGGIKSAYYGNVVLNSEVSEIILNSKNSVKIQANIDDYNITNRELEIIKLIAEGHSNQEIANQLYLSVGTVKNNISSILQKLELRDRTQIVIFAYDNNLR, encoded by the coding sequence ATGATAAAGGTAATGTTAGTTGATGATGAAAAGTTAATAAGGGAAGGTTTAAAAATATTAATTTCTTTAGACAAGGAAATAGAAATTGTAGAAGAGGCAAGTTCTGGAAAAGAAGCCTTTGAAAAGTTTAAGGAAAAGGAAATAGATGTAATTCTTTTAGATATACGTATGCCAAAGTCAAATGGTATAGATGCTATTAGATTAATAAATGACTATGGAAAAGGAAATACTAAGATACTAATACTTACAACTTTTAAAGACACAGAATATATAAATGAAGCAATAAGATTAGGAGCCTCCGGTTATTTACTAAAGGACAGTGACCCGGAATCCATTATAGGAGGAATAAAATCGGCCTATTATGGAAATGTAGTTTTAAATAGTGAGGTGTCTGAAATAATATTAAATAGTAAAAACTCTGTTAAGATACAAGCAAATATTGATGATTATAATATTACAAACAGGGAATTGGAGATTATAAAACTCATAGCTGAAGGACATAGTAACCAAGAAATTGCCAATCAACTATATTTATCTGTGGGAACAGTAAAAAACAATATTTCTTCAATACTTCAGAAACTGGAATTAAGGGATAGAACGCAAATTGTAATATTTGCTTATGACAATAATTTAAGATAA
- a CDS encoding sensor histidine kinase, translated as MTKYLEYSLRYIIIVFAFVFSILNKSMTLVNFSILLLYIIFFHLTNYQKFNENTKIFLILLEILFGLYLAQRDITMITIYMVNPILDVLKELKARIAGFYIILIIGIGIYYLRQNLNIYNIFTLFTIFIFSITLGYVLRQNKKIKTMENKIDELIIDKKELINEHRNKDILLEEIYTNKERNRISRDIHDSVGHRLSAIIIQLSAIEKLAKINGDKASELSGNLRNYATEALNDIRKVLRRIKPQNTGKDELITLIQEIINQNSKLTGLNIKFKFSSERYPIPNDLEEVFVNAVREFISNSIKHGKASLVDINLFYKEDEIILSMRDNGLGSEKIKKGIGLTALEERVKEHKGSLTIETGKKKGFLINIVFYRGKYDKGNVS; from the coding sequence ATGACAAAATATTTAGAATATTCATTAAGGTATATAATAATAGTATTTGCTTTTGTATTTTCAATCTTAAACAAAAGTATGACATTAGTTAATTTTTCCATACTGTTATTATATATTATATTTTTTCATCTAACTAATTATCAAAAATTTAATGAAAATACAAAAATCTTTTTAATATTATTGGAGATTTTATTTGGACTATATTTAGCTCAAAGGGATATTACTATGATAACCATTTATATGGTTAATCCCATACTTGATGTATTAAAGGAGTTAAAAGCTCGGATAGCCGGTTTTTATATAATCTTAATAATTGGAATAGGCATATACTATTTAAGACAAAATTTAAATATATATAATATATTTACTCTTTTTACAATTTTTATTTTCTCAATTACTTTAGGTTATGTTTTAAGGCAAAATAAAAAAATAAAAACAATGGAAAACAAAATCGACGAATTGATTATAGATAAAAAAGAATTAATTAATGAACATAGAAATAAGGATATTCTTCTAGAAGAAATATATACGAATAAGGAAAGAAATAGAATTTCAAGGGACATTCATGACAGCGTTGGTCATAGACTTTCTGCTATTATAATTCAATTATCGGCTATAGAAAAATTAGCTAAAATTAATGGAGACAAGGCTTCAGAATTAAGTGGAAACTTAAGAAATTACGCCACAGAAGCTTTAAACGATATTCGTAAGGTACTTCGTAGAATAAAACCACAAAACACCGGAAAAGATGAATTAATAACTTTAATTCAAGAAATAATTAATCAAAATTCAAAACTAACCGGTTTAAATATAAAATTTAAATTTTCTTCTGAAAGATACCCTATTCCAAATGATTTAGAAGAAGTATTTGTAAATGCAGTAAGAGAATTTATTTCCAATAGTATAAAACATGGTAAAGCTTCATTAGTAGATATTAATTTATTTTATAAAGAAGATGAAATAATTTTAAGTATGAGGGATAATGGTCTAGGTTCAGAAAAAATAAAAAAGGGAATAGGCTTAACGGCATTAGAGGAAAGAGTTAAGGAACATAAGGGTAGTTTAACAATTGAAACAGGAAAAAAAAAGGGTTTTCTAATAAATATAGTTTTTTATAGAGGTAAATATGATAAAGGTAATGTTAGTTGA
- a CDS encoding family 1 encapsulin nanocompartment shell protein: MSILKRNTAPISEKAWTEIDNRAIDVIKSLISTRRVLKVNGPKGLDYTALPIGRLDHVDDLKAINVVKTGIYKTQNLIESRIEFELDKAELDNVERGSKDVELFNLEKAMEKLLVFEEETIYNGMEKFGIEGIKKSAGHNLSLGENGNEILKAIGDGKYALHNSYAKGPFDLIVPSKVYDKINTIYDGVFLMKLIEDLIGGTIVRTKVLDKALMIPHRDEDLELTIGQDFSIGYVGENEKAVRLFAFETFTFRILDNMKIVLFS, from the coding sequence ATGAGTATACTAAAAAGAAATACAGCACCAATTTCAGAAAAAGCGTGGACGGAAATAGACAATAGGGCTATAGATGTTATAAAGAGTTTAATTTCCACTAGAAGAGTTTTAAAGGTAAATGGACCAAAGGGGTTGGATTATACTGCTCTTCCAATAGGAAGATTGGACCATGTAGATGATTTAAAGGCAATTAATGTAGTAAAAACCGGTATCTACAAAACTCAAAATTTAATTGAATCCAGAATAGAATTTGAATTAGATAAGGCTGAACTAGATAATGTTGAAAGAGGTTCAAAAGATGTAGAACTTTTCAATTTAGAAAAAGCAATGGAAAAGTTACTAGTCTTTGAAGAGGAAACTATTTATAATGGAATGGAAAAATTTGGTATAGAAGGTATTAAAAAATCTGCTGGCCATAATTTATCCTTAGGAGAAAATGGTAATGAAATTCTAAAGGCAATTGGAGATGGGAAATATGCCTTACATAATTCTTATGCTAAAGGACCTTTTGATTTAATTGTGCCATCTAAAGTATATGATAAAATCAATACAATATATGATGGAGTCTTTTTAATGAAGCTGATAGAAGATTTAATTGGAGGTACTATTGTTCGAACTAAGGTCTTAGATAAAGCTTTGATGATTCCTCATAGGGATGAGGATTTAGAATTAACGATTGGTCAAGATTTTTCTATAGGTTATGTTGGAGAAAATGAAAAAGCTGTAAGATTGTTTGCTTTTGAAACCTTTACTTTTAGAATTTTAGACAATATGAAAATTGTATTATTTTCATAA
- a CDS encoding encapsulin-associated ferritin-like protein: MAKDYHEPEVELTEKVRDQVRAINSLKEEIEAIDWYMQRVAVASDQELKDIMWHNAKEEMEHTMMTLEWLRRNMDGWDEQMRTYLFTDKPILEVEEDAESENNSNDDLDSL, translated from the coding sequence ATGGCTAAGGATTATCATGAACCGGAAGTTGAACTTACTGAAAAAGTAAGAGATCAAGTACGTGCAATCAATAGTTTAAAGGAAGAAATTGAAGCTATAGATTGGTATATGCAAAGGGTTGCAGTTGCTTCTGACCAGGAACTAAAAGACATTATGTGGCATAATGCAAAAGAGGAAATGGAACATACAATGATGACTTTAGAATGGTTAAGAAGGAATATGGACGGTTGGGATGAACAGATGAGAACATATCTATTTACTGATAAACCAATATTAGAAGTAGAAGAAGATGCTGAATCAGAGAATAATTCTAATGATGATTTAGATTCTTTGTGA
- a CDS encoding YczE/YyaS/YitT family protein: MNNKETFVKIIFSVTGVLIIALGAAILNVGQVGVDTYTASNIAIGSLFGLSLGTYQFILNLIFLFFIFIFGRKYIGLGTLITMVSIGFLIDYFTKLISHIVFFDLTLPFKILSLIFGTMFFTFGVAFYISADLGVAPYDAITLVITDYSHIQYKYIRMAQDIIFMISALIFGGPVGVGTVINAFFNGPLIDLWYKKISNPLIRKITIKG, from the coding sequence GTGAACAATAAGGAAACATTTGTAAAAATTATATTTTCTGTTACAGGAGTCCTAATTATTGCATTGGGAGCTGCTATTTTAAATGTTGGACAAGTTGGAGTCGACACATATACAGCATCAAATATAGCAATTGGTTCTTTATTTGGACTTTCTTTAGGAACCTACCAATTTATTTTAAATCTTATATTTTTATTCTTTATTTTTATTTTTGGAAGAAAGTATATTGGACTAGGCACCTTAATAACTATGGTTTCTATTGGTTTCTTAATAGATTATTTTACTAAATTAATATCTCATATAGTGTTTTTTGATTTAACCTTACCATTTAAAATTTTATCTTTAATATTTGGGACTATGTTTTTTACTTTCGGAGTTGCCTTTTATATTTCAGCCGATTTAGGTGTTGCTCCCTATGATGCTATAACCTTAGTAATAACCGATTATAGTCATATTCAATATAAATATATACGAATGGCTCAAGATATAATATTTATGATATCTGCATTGATATTTGGAGGCCCTGTAGGAGTTGGTACTGTTATAAACGCATTTTTTAATGGACCCTTAATTGATTTATGGTATAAAAAAATTTCAAATCCTTTAATTAGAAAAATAACTATTAAAGGTTAA
- a CDS encoding 5'-methylthioadenosine/adenosylhomocysteine nucleosidase translates to MSGKIKTIGIVSALSSEIRAFKDIISNIEEKKIGKHLFYLGDYENKKIIFTDSGVGKVNAAITTQILINEFKPDFIINTGIAGGLNKELNHTDLVIANELVYHDFDSGLLEKYSPYVKSFKVEDKYLEIARKVLENKKYFEGLVITGDQFITDSFKKEELIRDFNAYCVEMEGAAIAHTAYLNNVSFIVIRCISDLADDDGDDDYDDFEIIAAEKASKFTLEFIKKL, encoded by the coding sequence ATGTCTGGTAAGATTAAAACAATTGGAATAGTTTCTGCGTTAAGCTCTGAAATTAGAGCTTTTAAAGATATAATTTCAAATATAGAAGAAAAGAAAATAGGAAAACATCTTTTTTATTTAGGAGATTATGAAAATAAAAAAATCATATTTACGGATTCAGGTGTAGGAAAAGTAAATGCTGCAATAACAACTCAAATATTAATAAATGAATTTAAACCCGATTTTATTATTAACACAGGAATTGCAGGTGGATTAAATAAAGAATTAAATCATACTGATTTAGTTATTGCCAATGAATTAGTCTACCATGATTTTGATTCAGGATTATTAGAAAAATATTCACCTTATGTAAAATCTTTTAAAGTAGAAGACAAATATTTGGAAATTGCAAGAAAGGTTTTAGAAAATAAAAAATACTTTGAAGGACTGGTTATTACAGGTGATCAATTTATAACTGACTCCTTTAAAAAAGAAGAACTTATAAGGGATTTTAATGCTTACTGTGTTGAAATGGAGGGGGCAGCAATTGCTCATACTGCTTATTTAAATAATGTCTCCTTCATAGTAATAAGATGTATTTCAGACTTAGCCGATGATGATGGCGACGATGATTACGATGATTTTGAAATTATAGCAGCAGAAAAGGCAAGTAAATTTACCTTAGAATTTATTAAAAAATTATAA